Genomic window (Actinomycetes bacterium):
CCAGGGCTGGGACGACCTGACGAAGAAGGGTGTCGAGGTCATCACGCCCAACCCGTTCTCCTCCGGCGGTGCCCGCTGGAACCTGATGGCCGGCTACGGCGCGCAGCTCGAGGACGGCAAGTCCGAGGCCGACGGCGAGCAGTACCTCGCCGACCTGCTGGCCAACGTGCCGGTGCAGGACGAGAGCGCGCGGGCCTCGCTGCAGACCTTCTCGGGCGGCAAGGGCGACGTGCTCATCTCCTACGAGAACGAGGCGATCTTCGCCCAGCAGAACGGTGAGGACCTCGACTACGTGGTGCCGGACTCGACGATCCTGATCGAGAACCCCGCCGCCGTCACCAGCACCACCAAGCACCCGAAGGAGGCCAAGGCGTTCCTGGACTTCGTCCGGGGCGAGGAGGCGCAGAAGATCTTCGCGGAGAACGGCTACCGGCCGGTGCTCGACGGTGCCGACACGGCGGGCCAGGACTTCCCGGAGCCGGCCGGCCTGTTCACCATCGCCGACCTCGGCGGCTGGGACGAGGTGCTCGCGACCTTCTTCGACGAGGAGAACGGCGTGGTCACCGAGATCGAGCGCAACCTCGGCGTCTCGACGGAGAAGTGACGACTTCTTGACCACGACAGCCTCCCGGACCGACGCCGGCGTGAGCCTCCTTCCCGGGGCCACGCCGGCGCCACCGACCGCGCCACGACGCCGGCCGCTGCACGGCAAGGGCCAGGCGATCGGCCTCGGCTTCGTCGTCCTGTACCTCAGCGTCATCGTCCTGATCCCCCTGGCGGCCGTGGTCGCCACGAGTCAGGAGAACGGCCTGGCCGGGTTCTGGAAGGCTGTCACGACCCCCGAGGCGTCCTCGACCCTGAAGCTCACGATCGGTGCGTCGTTCCTGGTCGCGGTGATCAACTGCCTGATGGGCACGATGATCGCCTGGCTCCTGGTACGGGACCGGCTACCGGGCCGGGGCTTCTTCGACGCGCTCATCGACCTGCCGTTCGCACTGCCGACGATCGTGGCCGGTCTCGCCCTGCTCACCGTCTACGGGACGGACAGCCCGCTCGGGCTCGACATCGCCTACTCCCGGTTGGCGGTCGTGGTCGCGCTGCTCTTCGTCACGCTGCCCTTCGTCGTGCGGACGGTGCAGCCCGTCCTGCTCGAGCTGGATCGGGAGATGGAGCAGGCAGCGGCATCGCTCGGCGCCGGCCCGGCCACGATCTTTTTCCGGATCATCCTGCCGAACATCCTGCCGGCGATGGCCGCCGGCACCGCGCTCTCGTTCGCCCGGGCGGTCAGCGAGTTCGGGTCCACCGTGCTGATCTCGGGCAACCTCCCTTTCAAGACCCAGGTGGCATCGGTGCACATCTTCAACCAGCTGGAGAACGACAACGTGGCCGGCGCCGCCGCGGTCGCGACGGTCCTGCTCGTCGTCGCGCTCGTGATGCTCGTCGCGCTGGACGTGCTCCAGCGCTGGGGAGCCCGCCGTGGCTAGCCCCGGCGTCCTGGTCAAGCCTGCCGTTCGCGGCCTGGCGCTGCTCTACCTGACGTTCCTGCTCGTCATCCCGGTCGCGCTGATCTTCTGGCGCACGTT
Coding sequences:
- a CDS encoding sulfate ABC transporter substrate-binding protein: MATALLTLTLAACASTEASTDDGSAAGNGGEEVTLSLVAYSTPQAAYEKIIAAFQETEAGQDVKFEQSYGASGDQSRAVEAGLPADFVMFSLEPDMTRLVDAGMVDASWSSDENKGVITNSVVALVTRKGNPEGVQGWDDLTKKGVEVITPNPFSSGGARWNLMAGYGAQLEDGKSEADGEQYLADLLANVPVQDESARASLQTFSGGKGDVLISYENEAIFAQQNGEDLDYVVPDSTILIENPAAVTSTTKHPKEAKAFLDFVRGEEAQKIFAENGYRPVLDGADTAGQDFPEPAGLFTIADLGGWDEVLATFFDEENGVVTEIERNLGVSTEK
- the cysT gene encoding sulfate ABC transporter permease subunit CysT, with the translated sequence MSLLPGATPAPPTAPRRRPLHGKGQAIGLGFVVLYLSVIVLIPLAAVVATSQENGLAGFWKAVTTPEASSTLKLTIGASFLVAVINCLMGTMIAWLLVRDRLPGRGFFDALIDLPFALPTIVAGLALLTVYGTDSPLGLDIAYSRLAVVVALLFVTLPFVVRTVQPVLLELDREMEQAAASLGAGPATIFFRIILPNILPAMAAGTALSFARAVSEFGSTVLISGNLPFKTQVASVHIFNQLENDNVAGAAAVATVLLVVALVMLVALDVLQRWGARRG